Proteins from one Candidatus Zixiibacteriota bacterium genomic window:
- a CDS encoding ATP-binding cassette domain-containing protein — protein MGEYLRLENISKAYDGKMAVDNLSLSVSRGSIYGIIGPNGAGKTTTIRMIMDIIAPDSGRILIDSHKIGADFQNMVGYLPEERGLYKKMSLIEVITFFAQLKGFPRKKIMESIDSWLEKMSLLEYKEKKVEELSKGMQQKLQFITTMIHQPRLIILDELFSGLDPINIELIKDILLEEKRNGTTILFSTHVMEQAEKLCDYICLINGGRKVLDGRLADVKSRFGTNSIQIEIEGDGGFVSNITGVDRVIEFNNYIELKLDDKADSQQILNEISGRVKIRRYEIMEPSLYNIFIDVAGGKPGEFPEPEEK, from the coding sequence ATGGGCGAATATCTACGTTTGGAAAATATTAGCAAAGCCTATGATGGCAAGATGGCGGTCGATAATCTAAGCCTGTCGGTTTCCCGCGGTTCAATTTACGGCATTATCGGACCCAACGGGGCCGGTAAAACTACCACCATTAGAATGATTATGGATATAATTGCGCCCGATTCCGGGCGAATATTAATCGATAGCCATAAAATCGGCGCCGATTTTCAAAATATGGTTGGCTATTTACCCGAGGAGCGGGGGCTATATAAAAAAATGAGCCTGATCGAGGTTATCACTTTTTTCGCTCAATTAAAAGGTTTTCCTCGAAAAAAAATCATGGAGTCGATCGATTCCTGGCTCGAGAAAATGTCACTACTGGAGTATAAGGAAAAGAAGGTCGAGGAACTTTCCAAAGGGATGCAGCAAAAGCTGCAGTTTATCACCACCATGATTCATCAGCCCCGGCTAATTATTCTCGACGAGCTGTTTTCCGGGCTCGACCCAATCAATATCGAACTTATTAAGGATATTCTCCTTGAGGAAAAGCGTAATGGTACTACAATTCTCTTCTCCACCCATGTGATGGAGCAGGCCGAGAAGTTGTGTGATTATATCTGCTTGATCAACGGTGGCAGGAAGGTACTTGATGGTCGGCTGGCGGATGTTAAATCCAGATTCGGGACTAATTCCATTCAGATTGAAATTGAAGGTGATGGCGGCTTTGTTTCGAATATCACGGGAGTCGATAGGGTTATCGAGTTCAACAATTATATCGAATTAAAACTGGATGATAAGGCCGATTCTCAACAAATTTTAAATGAAATATCCGGCCGCGTTAAAATCAGACGATACGAAATTATGGAACCATCGCTGTACAATATTTTTATCGATGTGGCTGGAGGAAAACCAGGAGAATTTCCCGAGCCGGAGGAGAAGTGA
- a CDS encoding DUF72 domain-containing protein, translated as MEIKIGTSGYSFDDWKGEFYPPDIKKGKMLDFYVRHFNTVEINSTYYRIPHPAVMANIEKKTPANFEFIIKTPDTLTHRRQDIEKAIPAFNDSIRPIAEAGKLKGLLAQFPFSFKYSPDNLAYITDCRERLKPYSLFVEFRHDSWVNRVMYDTFKAGEIGYVAVDEPQLKGMLKQDLFNTTDTAYIRLHGRNAEKWWTGGPLRYDYNYSPEELREWKEKISKLEGKAGKVFIFFNNCHLGQAVKNAREMIQLFES; from the coding sequence ATGGAAATAAAGATTGGCACATCGGGATACAGCTTTGATGACTGGAAAGGAGAATTTTATCCGCCCGATATCAAAAAAGGTAAAATGCTCGATTTTTATGTCCGGCATTTTAACACCGTAGAAATCAATTCGACTTACTATCGTATCCCGCATCCAGCTGTCATGGCCAATATCGAAAAAAAGACCCCGGCCAATTTCGAATTTATAATCAAAACTCCGGATACCCTGACTCATCGTCGGCAGGATATCGAGAAAGCCATTCCAGCCTTTAACGACAGCATTCGTCCGATAGCTGAAGCCGGTAAGTTAAAGGGCCTGCTGGCCCAGTTTCCCTTCTCTTTCAAATATTCGCCCGATAATCTGGCTTATATCACCGATTGTCGGGAACGCTTGAAACCATATTCGCTATTTGTCGAATTTCGCCACGACAGCTGGGTTAACCGGGTGATGTATGATACCTTCAAGGCCGGGGAGATCGGTTATGTGGCGGTTGATGAGCCGCAGTTGAAGGGTATGCTCAAACAGGATCTCTTTAACACCACCGATACCGCCTATATCCGTTTACATGGACGCAATGCGGAAAAATGGTGGACGGGCGGACCGCTTCGTTATGATTATAATTACAGCCCCGAAGAACTTCGGGAATGGAAAGAGAAAATAAGCAAGCTGGAGGGCAAGGCGGGAAAGGTTTTTATTTTCTTCAACAACTGCCACCTGGGACAGGCCGTCAAGAACGCCCGGGAGATGATACAACTTTTCGAGTCTTAG